The stretch of DNA CATTTGTGACATTCTGACCATGACGACTCCCTTTAATCTGATCATCTGCGGGCGTAAAACCTAACGTGTTATAAACTAAATTACCAAATCGATCGCCTGCACCGAACGTTGACAATTCACCTTCATTCACTAATAAATACATCGCTTTGTCATGAATATTTTTTGTGTGTGCTTTCATTTTGGCGATTTTTTCATCTAGTGTTTTCACTAACGCTTCCGCTTCGCTCGTTTTGTTGTAAATTTCCCCTAATTTTTGTGTGTTCAACTTCATTGAAGCAATGAAATCTTTATCATTCGCACTCATATAAACGATGCTGGCATCTGGTGCTGCTTTTTTCAATTCGTCAATATTCTTTTGTGTTGCCGTACGCGGTGAAAGATAAATAATATCTGGTTTCACTTTGGCAACTGCATCAAAATTAATATCTTTTAAACTTCCTAAATTCGTATAACGTGCATCTTTAAACTCCGATAGAAAATCAGGCAATGAGGCATTTCCTTCACCTTTAGGTAATGCTGCTATTTGATCTTCAACACCTAAAGCTTTCAGCGTATCCACCGTACCATAATCAAACACAATCGCTTTTTTCGGATTTTTAGTCACTTTGACTGTATCTTGATATGCTTTATCTTCACTACCGTCTTGTGCCTTACCTCTTAAAGTGAAATTATTTTTAATTTCCACCACTTCTTCTTCACTTGCAGTCTTTGTTTCCTCTTTTTTACCTTGTTGATTGCCACACGCTGCCAATACAAACATCAGCGCAATCATCATTAATACACTTAATTGTTTCATATCTTTTCCTCACTTAATTTAAATTGAAATCGTGTTATGACTCGAAATTGAAGGGGATGCATCAAAATAGATACAAAGTTGTTGTCCTTGAAATGTCTCAATCTTTATTTCCATATCGTATAGTTCTTTCAGTACCGTACCGTCAATCACTTCAGCTTTGGGTGCCGATTTAACAAGTCGGCCTTCTTTTAATGCAATAATGTTATCAGAATAAACCGACGCGAAGTTGATATCATGCAGCACAATGACAATCGTTTTATCATGTTTTTCTGCTAATTCCCGTAGCGTTTTCATCATTTGTACAGCATGCGTCATATCTAAATTATTTAACGGTTCGTCTAATAAAATATAATCCGTGTTTTGTGCAATCGTCATCGCGATATATGCACGTTGCCGTTGACCCCCAGACAATGTTTTTAAGTAGCGATGTCTCATGTCATCAAGCTTCATCAAAGTCAATGCCTGATTGACTTGTTGGAAATCTTCCGATTTTAAATGACCTTTGGAATATGGGAAACGGCCAAAATTGACTAATTGCTCGACTGTTATATTGAGTTCGGTATGATTGGTTTGTTTTAAAATTGATAATCGTTGTGCCAATTCATGTCTCGGATATTGGTCCAAATGCCGCTGATCGATTTCTATTACACCTGAATCAATCGCTTGTATACGGCTAACAGCAGATAGTAAGGTACTCTTCCCTGCCCCATTCGGCCCGATAATCGAAGTCAACTTCCCTTTTTCAATATTGACATTAATATTTGTCAAAATAGGTTTTTGATGAATGGATACGTTTAATCCTTGAATTCGAATCATGTTGTCTGTCTCCTTTTCAAGAGTAAATAAATAAAGTACACGCCACCGATTAAGTTAATCAACAAACTAGTTTGCGTGATTGCATCAAAGAGATGTTCCACGAGCCATTGCCCAATAAACAAACTGCTCCAACTAATACAGAGCGTTGCCGGTAAAATCCTTCGGTGTTCATATGTTTTCATCCATTCATGCGCTAAATTGACACTCAATAACCCTAAAAAAGTAATGGGACCAACCAATGACGTGGCAATGGCAACCATAAGTGCGACGATGATAAATAAACATCGGGTCATCAACAAATAATCTACACCTAAATTGATCGCTTGTACCCGTCCCAGTGAGAGAACATCCAGATACGGGAGTCGCACAACCGTAATCCCAAACAAAATGATTAAAGCGACAGCGCAAATGAGCACTAATGACGGATTGGAGGCCTCAAAGTTTGCAAACATTGCACTTTGAACGACTAAAAAATCTTCTGGGTTGATTAATAACTCTAAAAATCCTGTTAAGCTTTTAAAAAATGTGCCTAATATCACACCCACGAGTAAAATAAAGTATACGGAAAATTGCCCTACTTTGAATATGCCTTCAAAAAGTATCCAAGCAAAAGCAATCATCATCAAAAGTGAAACGCCGAAATTCAAATAAACATGTTGAACAAAAACAGACTGTGCACCGAAAAGAAACAGAATTAACACTTTACTAAATAAATAAACGGCATCTAATCCAATAATGGATGGTGTTAAAAGGCGGTTCACCGTAATGGCCTGAAACACCACAGTAGACGTTGCGATAGCACCTCCGACGATGAATATAAGGAAAACCTTTCTTAGGCGACTCGTCATTTGGTACTGAAAGATGTCAAAATCTATCCCTAATAACAGATACATCAGAGCGGTGATAACCGTAAAACCCACTAACAATGACAGTGAACGCGTCGGCTTATTGTGCATCATATCGTCGCCCCCTTATCAACATCACCATAAATATTGCCGTACCAAAAACACCCATCGTCAGTCCAATATTGATTTCATATGGGGCAACTATCAACCGACCTAAAATATCAGCAATCATAACGAAAATGGCACCTAACAAAGCTGTGTGCGGTAAAGCATGTTTCAAATGATCTCCCCGAAAAATAGAAACGATATTAGGGACGATTAACCCTAGAAAAGGTAACGTACCCACCGTGACGACCACCAAAGCCGTCATCGTTGCAGTAATCAATAATCCTAAATTGATGATGACTTCATAGTTCAAACCTAAGTTTTGACTAAAGTCCTTTCCCATCCCTGCGATGGTAAACTGATTCGCAAAGACATATGTAAGGATTAATAATGGAATACTGAGATAAAGTATTTCGTACCGGCCATTTGTAATAATCGCAAAGTTTCCATTGAGCCAATTCCCGATACTTTGAACTGCATTCGTCTGTAAAGCAATGAACGTGGCTAAACTAGAAACGATACCGCCCACCATGATTCCCATAAGCGGCACGAAAATCACATCTTTAAATCGGATACGTTGCACAATTTGCACGAATAAAAACGTTCCAAATAAACTACAAAGTACAGCAAACAATAGCTTTAATAAAATATGTTGTGATGGAAAGAAAATAAGTGCAATTAAAATACCTAACTTTGCCCATTCCATCGTCCCTGCAGTCGTTGGGCTGACGAATTTATTTTGCATCATTTGTTGCATAATCAAGCCCGCAATCGCCAAAGCACTTCCTGCAATCAAAATGCTCACCGTTCTTGGGATTCGGCTTGACCATAAAATATGCAACTGATATTCATTGAACCGAAATATTGCACTGATTGGCACGCTACTGACACCAATAAATAAAGAACAGAGAATGAGGACACAGAGGACGGTCATTAAAACGTAAGTATTCATAAAATCACGCATGATTCTGTCCCCTTTAAACACATGTTATTGATAATGATTTTCATTATCAATAACATATTAGCATCAAACTTCTCATTGCACAATATCAAATTGTTCCAAATCATTGATTCATCTTTATAAAACCGTATAGGCGACGCGATGCACTATAAAAAATGAGACGCGCCATTCTTTTCTATCACGAAAGAATGGCGCGTCTCAAACGTATCATGCCCATATGGCTATAAGATTAAATGTGTAATAAGAAACACTGACGCTAACTTTTTAAAATAAGAAATAACGTTGTGTCATTGGGAGTTCTGTCGCTGCTTCACTTGTCACTTTCTCACCGTCTACGAATACCTCGTATGTTTGTGGATCGACGTCAAGTTTTGGCAACGCATTATTGTTTTTCATATCATTTTTAGTCAATTGACGAATGTTGCGCACAGGTCTTACATCACGTTTTAAGTCCAATGTACGACGAATACCATTCATATACGCAGCTTGTGATACAAATGTGATTGCAGTACTTTGTATGTTACCGCCATATTGCCCGTACATGTGACGATATTTAATAGGCTCAGATGTTGGAATAGAGCCATTTGCATCACCGTTCGCTGCAACATTGACCATACCGCCTTTAATAACCATATCCGGTTTAACCCCGAAAAAGCGTGGATCCCAAAGTACAAGATCAGCCAATTTGCCTTCATCTACAGAACCGACATATTCTGAAATTCCGTGCGTAATCGCTGGGTTAATTGTGTATTTCGCAATGTAGCGACGGATACGATTATTATCGTTGTACTCACTATCGCCTTCAAGCGGTCCACGTTGTTCTTTCATGCGGTGTGCCACTTGCCATGCACGCGTAATGACTTCACCTACACGTCCCATTGCTTGAGAGTCCGAACTGATCATACTGAATACACCCATATCTTGCAAGACGTCTTCTGCCGCAATGGTTTCTTTACGGATTCGAGAATCAGCAAAAGCCACGTCTTCCGGAATTGACGCATTTAAATGGTGTGTAATCATAACCATATCTAAATGTTCATCAATCGTATTGTGTGTATAAGGTAACGTTGGATTCGTTGATGAAGGTAAAATATTAGGATACCCCGCTGCTTTAATCAAGTCAGGTGCATGTCCACCACCCGCACCTTCTGTATGATACATATGCAATACTCTATCACCGATTGCTTTCATTGTATCTTCCATAAAACCTGCTTCATTCAACGTATCTGCGTGTAATGCAATTTGAATATCGTATTCGTCCGCAACCTCAAGTGCATGACGTAATGCTGAAGGTGTTGCACCCCAGTCTTCATGAACTTTCAAACCGATGACCCCAGCATGAATTTGTTCCACTAATGCTGTAGGGTTAACGGCTTGCCCTTTACCCGTAAAACCAATATTCAGTGGTAATTGTTCTGCTGCTTGAAGCATACGGTGAATATACCAAGAACCCGGTGTCACTGTGGTTGCCTTCGAACCTTCTGATGTTCCAGTGCCACCCCCAATGTGTGTTGTTATACCACTTTCTAACGCCACTTCAGCCTGTTCAGGATTGATAAAATGCACGTGCGTATCAATACCGCCAGCAGTGACAATCATCCCTTCTGCTGCAATCACATCTGTTGATGCACCAATAATGATGTCTACACCATCCATAATATCAGGGTTTCCGGCTTTACCTAACTTCATAATATAACCGTTTTTGACACCGATATCGCATTTAATCACTTTATCATGATCAATCACCACGGCGTTTGAAATGACTAAATCCGCGACATCTTTATGGTCACGTGTCGCATTTGGGTTTTGCCCCATACCGTCACGAATGGATTTTCCTCCTCCAAATGTGACCTCATCCCCGTATCTTGCATAATCTTTTTCAACTTTCGCAAATAAATTCGTATCAGCCAATCGTATAGAATCCCCTACTGTGGGTCCGTACAAACTGGTATACTGTGACTCTGTCATTTTAAAACTCATTTGACTTCACTTCCCTCTTCCATATTCGGTGGCGTCACGCGCGATTCATCAAGCGGTCCGTCAACTAAACCGTGGAATCCGTACACATGTTGTTTCCCTGCATAACGAACGAGACGGACTTCTCTCTCATCCCCAGGTTCAAAGCGTACCGCCGCACCAGCTGGAATATCTAAATGTTTTCCATAAGCCATTTCACGCTCGAAAGATAACGCTGGATTGGCTTCAAAAAAGTGATAATGAGATCCTACCTGAACAGGTCGATCCCCTGTATTTTTAACGCGAATTTTTGTATTTTCACGACCTTCATTAATCATCATTTCAGTTGAATTCACAATAATTTCACCAGGTTTCATAATAGCCCTCCTATACGATTGGGTGATGAATCGTAATCAATTTTGTTCCATCTGGGAATGTTGCCTCGATTTCAATATCAGTCACCATCGCTTCAACACCCTCCATCACATCATCTTTTGTTAAAATCTCTCGTCCATAGCTCATTAACTCTGCAACGGTTTTGCCATCTCGAGCGCCTTCTAACATTTCATAACTAATTAAAGCCACTGCTTCTGGGTGGTTCAACTTCAAACCGCGTTCTTTTCGTCGTCTCGCTAAATCGGCTGCAACAACGATCATCAACTTATCTTGCTCACGTTGTGTAAAGTGCATAAGCTTCACTCCTTCATCTTATTCCTTAGTACTAAAAATGGATCCACTAATAATTATAATCCTCAAATCGCATTCTTTCAAATTTAAATACTATACGGCAATAATAAAGCGTTCCAAAACGACTTATTATACATGGAAAAAACCAACGATTCACTAAATAAATATTATGTTAATATAGTTGTTATTTTGAAAAACAAAGTGTTAAAATGATAAAGTGGTGTAACAAATTTATTTTGAGCCATCACATTGGCCCGCTCGCTGCTTGTCTCAGTAACACGCACCATCACTCTCGTACTCGAACACATCATATCGAGTCTCTAGCATAAAGAAAGAAGTGAACAAAATGTCAAAATGGATACATCCCTTTTTCAAAAACATCTCTCAAGTCGTTTTGTTAGAAAATAGTTTGACCGGTTTGTTGATTTTAATTGCGTTATGGATTGGTAATTGGAAAATCGGACTTGCAGCAATGATAGGAAGTCTCATCAGTCTTTTAACTGCTCACTTTTTCAATTATACCGAGGAAGAAATTCAAAGTGGGCTCGCTGGTTTCAATCCTGTCTTAATTGCGATTGATTTAACATTGTTCTTATTCTGGTCGTGGCAAAGTTTACTCGTCATTATCGTGAGCATCATACTCGCTATGCCGATTGCACAAGCACTCAAAAGTTTTTTAAAACCGTTTCGTCTCGCCGAATTGACAACACCTTTCGTCTTGATTACATGGGTTGTTTTATTGATGTCCGAACAATTCAAGTTTATTAAAACGAACGTCAACCTATTACCGTTGACGGCAGATGTACATGTGAACTTAAACACGGCCTTTCACCCATTTCATGCTTTTTTTAGTAATGTCAGTCAAATCTTTTTAATCGAACATACATTAAGTGGCATCCTCATTGTCATTGCATGTTGGATTGCGTCAAAACGTGCCGGAATCTATATACTTCTTGCCAATTTACTCGGATTAGTGCTCGAATTTTTCTTTGGCGCAGATATCACAACGTTAAATGAAGGGCTCTTTGGATTCAACTTAATGCTATCAGTCATTGCCGTTGGTGTAACATTCCGTGCATCAAATCATCTCCATCCTGTACTGGCATTCTTTTTAACTGTGGTGATGACACCTATGATGTATGCGGCAACCGTTACATTTTTAGAACCAATTGGTATTCCTGCATTAACATTTCCATTCATTTTAACGACGTGGACACTCTTGTTAGCAGGACAAGCACACACGCGTTCAAGTCATTAAACCAATGCCCACAAGGGACATCATTTTTCGATATTCATCATACATGCATATCCATAAAACCATAAATAAAGAACAGACAGAGCTACCCTATTGACTCCATCTGTTCTTTATTTTCTTATGGCTTTACTGTGTCAAAATACGTCTCATCCAAATGATTTATATCGAGATGTTCAATTTGCAAAGTTGTATGGGCTAAACCATACTTTTCCTTCAACAATCGTTCCAATTGATTAATCGTGCGATACGCATCCTCACTACTCCGACTATTCAAAACTACATGCGCACTTAACGAATAATGTTCTGTCGTAACAGACCACAAATGAAATTCGTGCACATCCAACACTTGTTCTACGGATTTCATCGTTTCAATAATGTCATCTGTTTCCAAATGCTCAGGTACGGATTCCATTAAAATTAAACACGCGTTGCGCATAATTTTATAACCCCCACGTAAAATGACCGCTGCAATCACAATACTTAAAATAGGGTCAATTAACTGAATACCTGTAAAATAAATCAATACGACTGCGACAATCACCCCTACAGAATTCAGTAAATCCCCAATGAAATGCCATAGCGCGCTTTGAATATTAATATTGTTTTCACTTTTTAACGATCGCATCAAAATAATGGTCAACACAATATTCACAATCAACCCAATCGTCGCAATAAAAAGCATCAGACCACTTTCTACAGGTTTAGGAAATATAATACGTATAATCGCTTCATAAAAAATCCACACAGAAATCAACGCCAGTGCCAAACCATTTAAAAATGCCGCGATAATTTCAAATCTTAAGAAACCAAATGTATACCGTGCTGTCGGTGGACGACTTGCAAAATAAATAGCCACCATTGATAAACCTAATGCAATCACATCACTCAACATGTGAAATGAGTCTGACAACAACGCTAAAGAATTAGATAATAGCCCCCCTACAAATTCCACAATTGTAAAAAAGAGTGTAATCACTAACGACAACCACAGCGTCGTTTTTGAATGTGACTGTGTTTTGCGATGTTCGACATGATGAAAATAACGTCTACTTGCCATTGTCTCGCCTCCCTTGATAATTTTTCTCAATCCCTTTAAACGATGCGAGGTGAATACGACACGCGTCGCATTCACCTCTTTTGATATTAAATATTATGCCATAAATTCATCGTTAACTAAACTTTTATCGACTTGATATTGATGATATGTGAGATACATCAAACGAGATAGGGCTACGATTGCTATCCCACCAAAGATGTATGCTGAAACTTTGTAAAATGGTTTCATCTGAAAGAAGCCTCCAAGTTCTTTTTTATTTTAACATACCCGACTCAACATTTCTCTCAAACGTAATTTCTGACTTTTTAAAAGAATTTTCAAATAAGATTATTTTTTGAATTAATAGTTTTGACAATTTTTTAAATTTATTGTATCCTTTCACTAATCTTATTGAAAGCCTTTACAGTTCATTCGCTTTCAAGACCAAAAAAGGGGGGTATCAATGGCAGCATTCATCAGCAAATTGTTTGAATTCATACCACGACTCATCGTCAATATTTTTGTGTAACCCAGCCAAAGATAGAGATAAAAAAGGGGTGGAAAAATGAAAGATAAGAAACAACTTTTTAGTATTCGTAAATTTAAAAATGGGGCATCATCAGTCGTTATCGCGTCTTTATTTTTCATAGGTTTATCACATACACCTGCATTCGCTGATGCAGCACAAACGGCAGAAGAGACGCCGCAAACTCCACAGAATCACGAAGTAGCACGCACATTATCTAGTGCTACACAAAAACAGGAGACGCCATCTTCAACTGCAAAAACATTACATACATCCACAGAGTCAAACCAGTCAGTTGAACGCCCACAACCAGCCACTGCAGTTTCTAAGGATCAAGAACAACCGTCTTCAGATTCATTAACGCTAGAGCAACCTCAAGCGAAAGCCGTTACTGAAAAAGGAACAGATGGTGCACAAAAGTCTACAACGAACGCATCAGCAAAAGTTGCTGAAGCGACAGCATCCGACCTCAATCGTAACGAATCAGCAGAGACAAAAAACGTTCAACAGGACGAAACACGTGTTGCTAAAGACCATTCAGCACCCGTTTCTCAACCTGTCGTTAAAATCGACAATAGTGAAAATGAGCGCAACACGCTCTCAACACAGGACGCAGTCAAAGGTTTGACCGCACGTCAGGTCGACAAAAATCCAAGTGCAAAAACAGATTCAAATCCACCGACATCTGATGATTTGAAATCCATTCAGACACAAGCTGTTGCAACAACACAACCTCAAAACCAACAGCGCCAAGCTGAAAAAATTCAAACAGAAGCAGATAAAAAAGCCAAGCAAGGGTTTTATAAAAACAAATTCCCTATCGTTTTAGTCCATGGATTCAGTGGATTTACAGATGATATTAACCCTTCCGTTCTGTCACATTATTGGGGTGGCGATAAACTCAATATTCGTCAAGATTTAGATGAAAATGGATACAACACTTATGAAGCAAGCGTGAGTGCATTCGGTAGTAACTATGATCGCGCAGTAGAACTTTATTATTACATTAAAGGGGGAACTGTTGATTACGGTGCCGCACATGCTGAAAAATACGGTCATTCACGTTACGGTAAAACGTATGAAGGCATTTACAAAGATTGGAAGCCTGGACAAAAGGTTCACCTCATTGGACATAGTATGGGAGGTCAAACCATTCGACAATTAGAAGAACTATTACGTCACGGGAGTGCTGAAGAACGGGCCTACCAACAAGCACACGGTGGTGATATCTCACCTCTCTTTGCTGGTGGACAAGATGGCATGGTCGCTTCTATTACGACTTTAGGCACACCACATAACGGGACACATGCAGCCGATCAACTCGGTAATGAGCCATTCATTCGTCAAGTCGTGTTTGATGTTGCAAAATTACTGGCTAAAAACAATGCACGCGTTGATTTCGGATTAAATCAATGGGGGCTTCAACGTCAACCGAACGAATCACTTGATGCCTATTTTGAACGTATCAAAAACAATGACCAATTATGGCGTACAAAAGACAATGGCTTCTATGACTTAACACGTGAAGGTGCCACTGAACTCAATAAACATACGAGTCTCAATCCGAATATCGTTTACAAAACATACACTGGAGAAGCTACACATTCAGCAATTGGCGGCAAACAAAAAGCAGACTACAATATGTTCTTCCCATTCATACTCACTGGAAATGTGATTGGTAAAGCCGCCGAAAAAGAATGGCGTGAAAATGACGGTCTCGTCTCTGTCACTTCATCACAACATCCGTACAATCAAGCTTGGGTAGAAGCAACTGATACGATTCAAAAAGGCGTATGGCAAGTCACACCAGTCAAACACGATTGGGATCATGTCGATTTCGTTGGACAAGATGCTTCTGACTTGAAGCGAACACAAGGAGAATTAAAAGACTTCTGGCACAATCTTGCTGAAGATATAGTGAAATCTGAAGATCTAACAGCGTAAAAGGAGGCGATATTTATGAGCGGTACACCATTGGAATTGTTAATGTCGTTTTTCAAAGTACTTAGAGTAATTTTTAAATTTTAAAACGTCACACGACGATATCGTCCAATTTCAACCTAAATCGTTTACAAAGCATGTACTGAAATATCAAAAATCAAACAATAGTTAAAGTGCTAATAAGACTTTACAACACTTTTTCAATAAATTGGACGAGATGATTGCGATCAAGAGAGACGTGAGTCCCGTCGATACATTTCAACTTAAGTCGACACTCGGGTTTTAAACGTCTCTACTTGATTGACAATCTGACTCGAACCATCCATCCGCGCAAGTCAACATTGTCTATCCATCATAAAAAAATCTATTAATGTACTATACCTACATCAATACTTTGATGGCTATATGT from Staphylococcus lutrae encodes:
- the ureC gene encoding urease subunit alpha, with amino-acid sequence MSFKMTESQYTSLYGPTVGDSIRLADTNLFAKVEKDYARYGDEVTFGGGKSIRDGMGQNPNATRDHKDVADLVISNAVVIDHDKVIKCDIGVKNGYIMKLGKAGNPDIMDGVDIIIGASTDVIAAEGMIVTAGGIDTHVHFINPEQAEVALESGITTHIGGGTGTSEGSKATTVTPGSWYIHRMLQAAEQLPLNIGFTGKGQAVNPTALVEQIHAGVIGLKVHEDWGATPSALRHALEVADEYDIQIALHADTLNEAGFMEDTMKAIGDRVLHMYHTEGAGGGHAPDLIKAAGYPNILPSSTNPTLPYTHNTIDEHLDMVMITHHLNASIPEDVAFADSRIRKETIAAEDVLQDMGVFSMISSDSQAMGRVGEVITRAWQVAHRMKEQRGPLEGDSEYNDNNRIRRYIAKYTINPAITHGISEYVGSVDEGKLADLVLWDPRFFGVKPDMVIKGGMVNVAANGDANGSIPTSEPIKYRHMYGQYGGNIQSTAITFVSQAAYMNGIRRTLDLKRDVRPVRNIRQLTKNDMKNNNALPKLDVDPQTYEVFVDGEKVTSEAATELPMTQRYFLF
- the lip gene encoding YSIRK-targeted triacylglycerol lipase — its product is MKDKKQLFSIRKFKNGASSVVIASLFFIGLSHTPAFADAAQTAEETPQTPQNHEVARTLSSATQKQETPSSTAKTLHTSTESNQSVERPQPATAVSKDQEQPSSDSLTLEQPQAKAVTEKGTDGAQKSTTNASAKVAEATASDLNRNESAETKNVQQDETRVAKDHSAPVSQPVVKIDNSENERNTLSTQDAVKGLTARQVDKNPSAKTDSNPPTSDDLKSIQTQAVATTQPQNQQRQAEKIQTEADKKAKQGFYKNKFPIVLVHGFSGFTDDINPSVLSHYWGGDKLNIRQDLDENGYNTYEASVSAFGSNYDRAVELYYYIKGGTVDYGAAHAEKYGHSRYGKTYEGIYKDWKPGQKVHLIGHSMGGQTIRQLEELLRHGSAEERAYQQAHGGDISPLFAGGQDGMVASITTLGTPHNGTHAADQLGNEPFIRQVVFDVAKLLAKNNARVDFGLNQWGLQRQPNESLDAYFERIKNNDQLWRTKDNGFYDLTREGATELNKHTSLNPNIVYKTYTGEATHSAIGGKQKADYNMFFPFILTGNVIGKAAEKEWRENDGLVSVTSSQHPYNQAWVEATDTIQKGVWQVTPVKHDWDHVDFVGQDASDLKRTQGELKDFWHNLAEDIVKSEDLTA
- the yut gene encoding urea transporter codes for the protein MSKWIHPFFKNISQVVLLENSLTGLLILIALWIGNWKIGLAAMIGSLISLLTAHFFNYTEEEIQSGLAGFNPVLIAIDLTLFLFWSWQSLLVIIVSIILAMPIAQALKSFLKPFRLAELTTPFVLITWVVLLMSEQFKFIKTNVNLLPLTADVHVNLNTAFHPFHAFFSNVSQIFLIEHTLSGILIVIACWIASKRAGIYILLANLLGLVLEFFFGADITTLNEGLFGFNLMLSVIAVGVTFRASNHLHPVLAFFLTVVMTPMMYAATVTFLEPIGIPALTFPFILTTWTLLLAGQAHTRSSH
- a CDS encoding iron chelate uptake ABC transporter family permease subunit; protein product: MHNKPTRSLSLLVGFTVITALMYLLLGIDFDIFQYQMTSRLRKVFLIFIVGGAIATSTVVFQAITVNRLLTPSIIGLDAVYLFSKVLILFLFGAQSVFVQHVYLNFGVSLLMMIAFAWILFEGIFKVGQFSVYFILLVGVILGTFFKSLTGFLELLINPEDFLVVQSAMFANFEASNPSLVLICAVALIILFGITVVRLPYLDVLSLGRVQAINLGVDYLLMTRCLFIIVALMVAIATSLVGPITFLGLLSVNLAHEWMKTYEHRRILPATLCISWSSLFIGQWLVEHLFDAITQTSLLINLIGGVYFIYLLLKRRQTT
- a CDS encoding urease subunit gamma — encoded protein: MHFTQREQDKLMIVVAADLARRRKERGLKLNHPEAVALISYEMLEGARDGKTVAELMSYGREILTKDDVMEGVEAMVTDIEIEATFPDGTKLITIHHPIV
- a CDS encoding urease subunit beta; the protein is MKPGEIIVNSTEMMINEGRENTKIRVKNTGDRPVQVGSHYHFFEANPALSFEREMAYGKHLDIPAGAAVRFEPGDEREVRLVRYAGKQHVYGFHGLVDGPLDESRVTPPNMEEGSEVK
- a CDS encoding ferrated catecholamine ABC transporter substrate-binding lipoprotein SstD; its protein translation is MKQLSVLMMIALMFVLAACGNQQGKKEETKTASEEEVVEIKNNFTLRGKAQDGSEDKAYQDTVKVTKNPKKAIVFDYGTVDTLKALGVEDQIAALPKGEGNASLPDFLSEFKDARYTNLGSLKDINFDAVAKVKPDIIYLSPRTATQKNIDELKKAAPDASIVYMSANDKDFIASMKLNTQKLGEIYNKTSEAEALVKTLDEKIAKMKAHTKNIHDKAMYLLVNEGELSTFGAGDRFGNLVYNTLGFTPADDQIKGSRHGQNVTNEYVSEKNPGIIFAMDRGQAIGKRSTAKQVLGNDVLKNVSAIKKGQVVELDPKLWYFSSGSTTTTIKQIDELEKGLELK
- a CDS encoding cation diffusion facilitator family transporter, which gives rise to MASRRYFHHVEHRKTQSHSKTTLWLSLVITLFFTIVEFVGGLLSNSLALLSDSFHMLSDVIALGLSMVAIYFASRPPTARYTFGFLRFEIIAAFLNGLALALISVWIFYEAIIRIIFPKPVESGLMLFIATIGLIVNIVLTIILMRSLKSENNINIQSALWHFIGDLLNSVGVIVAVVLIYFTGIQLIDPILSIVIAAVILRGGYKIMRNACLILMESVPEHLETDDIIETMKSVEQVLDVHEFHLWSVTTEHYSLSAHVVLNSRSSEDAYRTINQLERLLKEKYGLAHTTLQIEHLDINHLDETYFDTVKP
- a CDS encoding ABC transporter permease, which codes for MRDFMNTYVLMTVLCVLILCSLFIGVSSVPISAIFRFNEYQLHILWSSRIPRTVSILIAGSALAIAGLIMQQMMQNKFVSPTTAGTMEWAKLGILIALIFFPSQHILLKLLFAVLCSLFGTFLFVQIVQRIRFKDVIFVPLMGIMVGGIVSSLATFIALQTNAVQSIGNWLNGNFAIITNGRYEILYLSIPLLILTYVFANQFTIAGMGKDFSQNLGLNYEVIINLGLLITATMTALVVVTVGTLPFLGLIVPNIVSIFRGDHLKHALPHTALLGAIFVMIADILGRLIVAPYEINIGLTMGVFGTAIFMVMLIRGRRYDAQ
- a CDS encoding ABC transporter ATP-binding protein, with product MIRIQGLNVSIHQKPILTNINVNIEKGKLTSIIGPNGAGKSTLLSAVSRIQAIDSGVIEIDQRHLDQYPRHELAQRLSILKQTNHTELNITVEQLVNFGRFPYSKGHLKSEDFQQVNQALTLMKLDDMRHRYLKTLSGGQRQRAYIAMTIAQNTDYILLDEPLNNLDMTHAVQMMKTLRELAEKHDKTIVIVLHDINFASVYSDNIIALKEGRLVKSAPKAEVIDGTVLKELYDMEIKIETFQGQQLCIYFDASPSISSHNTISI